The Xylocopa sonorina isolate GNS202 chromosome 10, iyXylSono1_principal, whole genome shotgun sequence genome contains the following window.
CTAAATCTTTTTTGGTTCGTAAATTTTTTCTGCAGGTAACTGGAAATTGAGTCCACTTATTTCTAAATACAACTTCTTCCGTTTGCGTTTCTATCTCAATGTTATCCTCGCCAGTTTGCGTCGACATCTATTAACGAAACACATTAATCTTGAAATTGATATCAATTAAAGACTATTACTGTCGCGCAGTCAACATACTTGTTGAGTATTTAATTTTCCATAATTTCTAATAAATTCTTCGTACGGTATAGGTGAACATTCAAGCAGTGACCATTCCATAACATCCAATTTAATCATTTCTAGTAATACCTCACCTCTTATCAAACTTTTCTTGGGTTTCTGAAAATCAAATCAGATacaaatttcaataaaataGCGAGCAACgtattaaattattttattgcGATGTAGGTTTAGGCTTGTAACCTTTGGTTTTTGTTCCTCTTTCATTTTACGAAACTCAATAAGCGAAATTTGTGACAAAGGCGGTGATTTTGCAAAATCACCGGAACGACTATCTTCGAATCCTTCATCGGTGGATGACGGTAACGATTTACTTTCCAATTTTTCCTCACTGTGTAAAAGAAAGTTACATGcgtgtattttattattaataaaataacGTTACATCAGCAATTATTTGATAAATGcgtataattatttaataaagaAGCAATACAGATCGTGTACAACACAAGATATTTAATGGTCTTGAAACTTGATCTTATTCAGAACAAACCTATATGATTTATTTACTGGCTGTTTAATTTCAAGAAGAGAAGATAGTTTTGGATCATTTGCGATTGATTCTATTCTCGCGGCTCTTCTCCTGGCCTCTGTAAGCTCATAATGGCCGGAATCGTGCATGTGCTCTTCTTCTTTTAGTTCAACACTATTCACGATTTTACGCTATAGTAAAAATTGATAACTTGAAATAAAACTATGCCAACTTTTTCATGTTATTTTATAGTATGCTACCCTAAATATTAATACTTGTTTTGTAGCATGTAATTCAATTGGATCCTGTAGCAAATTATTATGATCGACATTTGTTTCTTCGCTAACTTCAGATGTTTCACTATCAGTGCATTCTTGAAAGTCAGACTCATAATCCTATATGACAGGGATTGAAGCAATATTTAAATTGTATGTTATATGTaaatacatacatactataACATCCTACCTCAAAATCATCTTCGTAATCATATTCACTATCTCTGGGTGATATTTCTGCTTGTTTTTCTTTACTTTGATCCTTTGTAGAATCTGGTCGACTCGTAGCAGAATGTAAAACCTTTATTTCACTTGGACTTAACGTCCTAGATAGTTTGCGTTGCCTAACTTTTATACCCGATTCAACCACTTTTGGAGTCCTCAATTGGGTTTTAACTTGCTCCTCGTTGCTCAATAGAGAGGTGGTATTTTTTTTAGGTAATTTAGCATTAAGTGATTGTGGTACATATATTGTACTTAGTCCCCTCTTTTCTGAATAACCACCTTGTGCCCTTCCACTGATGCTTTTACTACTTCTCACAGCATTACCAGTGCTTGATTTCTTTGTAGGATCGCTAGACGTTTTAGATGTTAAAATACTTCTTGACGATATTCTATTAGAACTGCTAACGTTTAATTTGGATGCAGAGGATAAACTCTCCTTAACAGGATTACTTTTAGAGAGTCTAATAGACTGTTTGCTATCGCTTTTGCTTGATTGCACGTTCTGTGTTAATCTAGAGAGACTATCGCCTTCCCTTCTTTTCTCAATAGTCTGAGAAGCTCTCATTAACTTCAACTCTACTTTCTCAGAGTCTTGAGAATCTTTATTAGTTGTGGAACCTTTCGATTTAGATTTAAGATTAAACTGTTGCCCATCCCTGGTGGTCGAAACCTTTTTAATTGCTCCCTGAAATACGATAATAAAAATTACTTTGTTTTCTTTCCTTGCATTCTATTTCTTCTTTAAATACGCAAATCTTTACAGCAATTGTACATGACAGTAGAATCTATTCTACTTTCGTATCTACTGCAAACTGTCCAAAAAAAGGTCAATAAATTCGAGGTTAAAATACGTTTTTTAAGGTTAAAATACTAGGTttgtaaaataataattaatgcGCATGGAAATGTGAATTGATTACGATGCACGGGTGAAAGTGATCGCCGTAAACGTGTAAAATTAAAAATGCCCAGTTTCGATATAACAGAATATCACCTTTTGAGACATTATTATTCTGATCGATTAATGTTGACAGTTACAAGACCACCATAATGTAAACTAACAATAAG
Protein-coding sequences here:
- the LOC143427967 gene encoding uncharacterized protein LOC143427967 isoform X5, which codes for MSQKGAIKKVSTTRDGQQFNLKSKSKGSTTNKDSQDSEKVELKLMRASQTIEKRREGDSLSRLTQNVQSSKSDSKQSIRLSKSNPVKESLSSASKLNVSSSNRISSRSILTSKTSSDPTKKSSTGNAVRSSKSISGRAQGGYSEKRGLSTIYVPQSLNAKLPKKNTTSLLSNEEQVKTQLRTPKVVESGIKVRQRKLSRTLSPSEIKVLHSATSRPDSTKDQSKEKQAEISPRDSEYDYEDDFEDYESDFQECTDSETSEVSEETNVDHNNLLQDPIELHATKQRKIVNSVELKEEEHMHDSGHYELTEARRRAARIESIANDPKLSSLLEIKQPVNKSYSEEKLESKSLPSSTDEGFEDSRSGDFAKSPPLSQISLIEFRKMKEEQKPKKPKKSLIRGEVLLEMIKLDVMEWSLLECSPIPYEEFIRNYGKLNTQQMSTQTGEDNIEIETQTEEVVFRNKWTQFPVTCRKNLRTKKDLDLFRMDQLGVGSDDNVETMNSLPPLSYDVLRLNDFMSRAGRVMLSLLEERLSGGNIFKNEEEIPFSDGVVKLSVNSITFLAGRAVTIIHYSEILNKILLTIHSPAEEEIETSSKEDYITDCCIGCVWNITEPSMPIKLFYSTCPITACCFHLTNYNVVFAGLQDGSICLWDLKENEMWHRKIIDKANGLDWIIRMPTYTTATNVKTDNRTSQIVAIRILSKIEEISLEQHNNKFVPIQICSLNENGSLIIWSVLHNMGKIVDDLGLSFWGCVRLLESQEILLQLNNKKKPLWKCNLHRNVSI